One stretch of Daphnia pulicaria isolate SC F1-1A chromosome 8, SC_F0-13Bv2, whole genome shotgun sequence DNA includes these proteins:
- the LOC124311980 gene encoding uncharacterized protein LOC124311980 isoform X4, producing the protein MQCFAKLVCNVNEKGGVGGLHSMAPSQRPAPFLRSRTLPSIIVPATTVVAMATASAAVHGAMVAAAAAAAADNNGLCVPSTSPKQQQPSAADSNEWQDIRDLLGMSSITAGSKPSGSSDPGSPCFTTVPAAAAAGSGVRNKKSSADTSPSANSGRLSKLFVNSSGGVGSGSFRISNNNNQLQPPDCPVQIQVHLSNNDIHQQSATRLRRHSLESNNDSLRGKTTDPQAPDVLSTASGGTTRLNLSLAVPELSGKSIPVSPSTGGKRKTSHDRKKDSSLELLVHGLHLTKTDLKKMEKLTKINIHLHALFAAVEFGQVEKARAILEDNEVDINSYNSDGLSLMDVAVLTNNTEMVKLLIQHGAREGMEYGSKESLNLHLVQLLNEAEKQLEEKSQPSSSPVRVDLDKHVALWKRRVRILRKMKSGLEQLKVPNSPNQARVEVVGEHSAHIWWLQPEVDSGGICTKFKVQWSTHPDFAFPGGELEVRDTQIWKRGGGAEEFNEVNVTVSSCPSNSRCYFRVAAGNLSGYGSFKTTLPSSVLLSVWRIIDGRKPRFAGRLPILDDLFSKVRTWRPDYASEIRQLEDGLNEAPMKQRKNPAKLNLRQFFGANVKFQKNLRRGVYFACIVFHEDKVLVTTEEFPPVVEVDDTYPASVNNDFHWLMKIGCTWSDVKTLRQDMERSSSSANAHFRIKLLQAAAQLQSALGLQDLGQLHYQPLKDSQGTLVISSTCHLANIKAVPSSLNFKWLPLSKLQQRRVVTTNEQESTASDLLLASLQEQINFMQVSNKPLPRGLYLGYLKMKSSVDLIRVLVPKDAPNLLPHAKIRDNPWVSSEEWQWIKKLAKSQPQNKNCNPEMNDGDGDGSEDKAEYSVMDGLTGKLNLQPSTAQLLFQSQLQRAACRLLGSMGIEGSVMQHRIYEDEVIELSPDVSVILLLPPPDSVCAVAGQSEALFHRPEFLSVPVQVFEMIHLRTYQRDLIGRYSRLSSILELDSNLAQLAMREAFSSVELAEAKQRFQRLQDVQVQVDSTWRGSRWIMDVLSLARDRTMTGVGVAIAALSQQVAPSTPLLPTPTESSEESSKRTRENSLKTPSTCSRLIHSTVSNNEGRIMGGGGGTPGGGKHRMLVKTKSDNKLLSSRNSIGESPAFLRVNTVRSRTPVCPECSVPLDLPGYVSNCGSCSCSRARYTQPETGELFKQQHSRSNETLPTPPILITQSGARKCISRSENQLNNLEFQPFLDAEGTDDSTLPVYAAAGQEQEEEPKYEQSTDDPPAPPPTKLQRGGSGGKKGRSTGSMRSNSQESECSHPSRSSHTPSLTSLSSVDGDPDSGSTRSADVESGDASSTSGIIQVYAAYESGLANGTSVKLHVTTRTVAREVVDLVVRQLNMAVGLKGKDGPVYPAEEFKNFCLVAVIGARERCLRDDFRPLHLQNPWKKGRLYVRQKKDVLAAIEQSGRQQKPPPAAL; encoded by the exons CAATGTGAACGAAAAGGGTGGAGTCGGAGGACTGCACTCGATGGCTCCTTCCCAGCGGCCGGCCCCGTTCCTTCGATCGCGGACATTACCCAGCATCATCGTCCCAG CGACGACAGTAGTGGCCATGGCCACGGCTTCGGCAGCTGTTCACGGAGCcatggtggcggcggcggcagcagcagcggccgaCAACAACGGACTTTGTGTCCCGTCCACTTCTCCcaagcaacaacaaccgtCAGCGGCGGATTCAAACGAATGGCAGGACATCCGAGATTTGCTGGGCATGTCATCGATCACAGCCGGATCGAAACCGTCTGGATCTTCTGATCCGGGATCACCTTGTTTCACGACCgttccggctgctgctgctgctggaagcgGAGTGCGAAACAAGAAAAGTTCGGCCGACACTTCGCCATCGGCCAACAGCGGCCGACTATCCAAATTATTTGTCAACAGCTCAGGTGGAGTGGGCAGCGGCAGTTTCCgaatcagcaacaacaacaaccaactgcAACCGCCCGACTGTCCCGTTCAAATCCAAGTGCACCTGAGCAACAACGACATCCATCAGCAGTCGGCGACAAGACTGCGGAGGCACAGTTTGGAAAG CAACAACGACTCGCTGCGTGGTAAGACAACGGACCCACAAGCGCCGGATGTTCTCTCTACAGCGTCAGGTGGGACCACCCGACTCAACTTATCATTGGCTGTTCCGGAATTGAGCGGCAAATCTATTCCGGTTTCGCCTTCCACCGGCGGCAAACGTAAAACATCTCACG ATAGGAAGAAAGATTCATCACTGGAATTGCTGGTCCATGGCCTTCACTTGACCAAAACGGACCTGAAGAAAATGGAGAAACTGACGAAAATCAATATTCATCTGCACG CGCTGTTTGCTGCCGTCGAATTCGGCCAGGTGGAAAAGGCCCGTGCTATCCTGGAAGACAACGAGGTCGACATTAACAG ttACAACAGTGACGGGCTGTCCTTGATGGATGTGGCCGTCCTGACGAACAATACTGAAATGGTCAAATTACTCATCCAACATGGAGCCAGGGAGGGAATGGAGT ATGGCAGTAAGGAATCGCTGAATTTGCATCTGGTCCAACTGCTCAACGAAGCCGAGAAACAGTTGGAAGAGAAGAGTCAGCCGTCGTCCAGTCCGGTTCGAGTGGATTTGGACAAACACGTCGCCCTCTGGAAACGGCGGGTGCGCATTTTGCGCAAAATGAAGTCGGGACTCGAACAGCTGA AGGTGCCCAACAGTCCGAACCAGGCCCGCGTCGAAGTTGTTGGTGAACATTCTGCCCACATTTGGTGGCTTCAGCCCGAAGTCGACTCTGGTGGCATTTGCACTAAATTTAAAG TTCAATGGTCAACTCATCCGGATTTCGCCTTCCCCGGTGGCGAGTTGGAGGTGCGCGATACGCAAATCTGGAAGCGCGGCGGAGGAGCCGAAGAATTTAACGAAGTCAACGTGACCGTCTCATCTTGCCCGTCCAACTCTCGATGCTACTTTCGTGTAGCCGCCGGCAACTTGTCCGGATACGGGTCGTTCAAAACCACTCTGCCCTCATCTGTCTTGTTATCAG TCTGGCGGATAATCGACGGCCGAAAACCTCGTTTCGCTGGCCGCCTACCCATTTTGGACGACCTATTTAGCaaa GTGCGGACATGGCGGCCTGATTACGCCTCGGAAATTCGACAGCTGGAAGACGGCCTCAACGAAGCCCCAATGAAGCAGCGCAAGAATCCAGCCAAACTCAACTTGCGGCAGTTCTTTGGCGCCAacgtcaaatttcaaaagaatctGCGCAG gGGAGTCTATTTCGCTTGCATCGTCTTCCACGAAGACAAGGTACTGGTGACGACCGAAGAATTTCCGCCGGTCGTTGAAGTCGACGATACTTATCCAGCCTCGGTCAATAACGATTTCCACTGGCTCATGAAG ATTGGCTGCACTTGGAGCGATGTGAAAACACTCCGGCAAGATATGGAGCGCAGTTCCAGTTCCGCAAACGCCCACTTCCGTATTAAACTACTTCAAGCAGCTGCTCAGCTGCAG AGCGCTTTGGGCTTGCAAGATTTGGGTCAGCTTCACTACCAGCCACTGAAAGACAGTCAAGGGACCCTGGTGATATCGAGTACCTGTCATTTGGCCAATATTAAGGCTGTGCCGTCGTCGTTGAATTTCAAGTGGCTGCCACTTTCCAAACTTCAACAGCGACGAGTGGTGACAACAAACGAACAAGAGAGTACGGCCAGCGATCTCCTCCTCGCCTCCCTACAG GAACAAATCAACTTCATGCAAGTCAGCAACAAACCTTTGCCCCGAGGACTCTACCTTGGCTACTTGAAGATGAAGAGTTCGGTCGATTTGATTCGCGTTTTGGTGCCCAAGGACGCGCCCAATCTCCTCCCGCATGCGAAAATACGAGACAATCCGTGGGTGTCGAG tGAAGAGTGGCAGTGGATCAAGAAATTGGCCAAAAGTCaaccacaaaacaaaaattgtaacCCGGAGATGAACGACGGAGATGGCGATGGCAGTGAGGACAAGGCAGAGTATTCGGTAATGGACGGTCTGACGGGCAAACTGAACCTCCAGCCCAGCACGGCCCAGCTGCTCTTCCAAAGTCAATTACAGAGAGCCGCCTGCCGATTGCTGGGCAGTATGGGCATCGAAGGCTCGGTCATGCAGCATCGCATTTACGAAGACGAAGTGATTGAACTCAGCCCAGATGTTTCCGTTATCCTTTTGCTTCCGCCACCAGACAGTGTGTGCGCTGTAGCCGGTCAAAGCGAGGCGCTCTTCCATCGGCCTGAATTTCTTTCAGTTCCcgttcaagtatttgaaatGATTCATCTGCGCACCTACCAGCGTGATCTCATCGGCCGCTATTCTCGGCTTAGTTCCATTTTGGAACTGGATTCGAATTTGGCACAGCTGGCCATGCGCGAG GCTTTTTCGAGCGTGGAATTGGCGGAAGCCAAACAACGCTTCCAGCGGCTGCAAGATGTTCAAGTTCAAGTTGACTCGACTTGGAGGGGATCGCGTTGGATCATGGACGTTCTTTCGCTGGCCAGGGATCGAACGATGACTGGAGTGGGTGTGGCCATTGCCGCTCTGTCGCAGCAAGTCGCTCCTTCCACTCCTCTTTTGCCTACACCGACCGAATCCTCTGAGGAATCCTCGAAGCGAACAAGGGAGAACTCGTTGAAGACGCCCAGCACTTGTTCGAGATTGATTCACTCGACAGTCTCCAATAACGAGGGGCGAATCAtgggcggtggcggcggcactCCAGGTGGAGGCAAACACCGGATGCTCGTCAAAACGAAAAGTGATAACAAGCTGTTGAGCAGCCGCAACTCCATTGGGGAATCACCAGCCTTCCTCCGCGTCAACACGGTCCGATCTCGAACACCCGTCTGCCCTGAATGTTCCGTTCCACTGGATTTGCCCGGCTACGTCTCCAATTGCGGATCGTGTTCGTGCTCCAGAGCTCGTTACACTCAACCAG aaacggGCGAATTGTTTAAGCAACAGCACAGCCGCAGTAACGAAACGCTTCCGACTCCGCCGATCCTCATCACTCAAAGTGGAGCCCGCAAGTGCATATCGCGAAGTGAAAATCAGTTGAACAACCTGGAATTTCAGCCTTTCCTGGACGCTGAAGGCACCGACGACAGCACTTTGCCAGTCTATGCGGCGGCCGGCCAAGAGCAGGAAGAAGAGCCGAAATATGAGCAGTCAACTGACGATCCTCCTGCTCCGCCGCCCACGAAATTGCAACGAGGCGGATCGGGAGGCAAGAAAGGTCGTTCGACCGGCAGCATGAGATCAAACAGCCAGGAAAGTGAGTGCAGTCACCCGTCGAGATCGAGTCATACTCCTTCGTTGACGTCTTTGTCTTCGGTCGACGGCGATCCCGATTCCGGAAGCACACGCTCGGCCGATGTCGAAAGTGGTGACGCTTCTTCTACCAGCGGAATCATTCAGGTGTACGCTGCCTACGAATCCGGTTTGGCCAACGGCACCAGCGTCAAATTGCACGTGACCACCAGAACCGTCGCTCGAGAGGTAGTGGACCTGGTGGTTCGCCAGCTCAACATGGCCGTAGGTTTGAAAG GGAAAGATGGCCCCGTTTATCCGGCAGAGGAGTTTAAAAACTTTTGCTTGGTGGCCGTCATAGGAGCCAGGGAACGATGTCTGCGAGACGACTTCCGTCCGCTCCATCTTCAAAATCCGTGGAAGAAAGGTCGTCTTTATGTTAGACAGAAGAAGGACGTGCTGGCAGCCATCGAACAAAGTGGGAGACAGCAAAAGCCTCCACCGGCCGCTCTCTGA
- the LOC124311980 gene encoding uncharacterized protein LOC124311980 isoform X1, translating to MKQEFVQIRPMTGLITRQHVSHKKMKGSSASHPAPIVGDWDTIDKVSAILAVSNVNEKGGVGGLHSMAPSQRPAPFLRSRTLPSIIVPATTVVAMATASAAVHGAMVAAAAAAAADNNGLCVPSTSPKQQQPSAADSNEWQDIRDLLGMSSITAGSKPSGSSDPGSPCFTTVPAAAAAGSGVRNKKSSADTSPSANSGRLSKLFVNSSGGVGSGSFRISNNNNQLQPPDCPVQIQVHLSNNDIHQQSATRLRRHSLESNNDSLRGKTTDPQAPDVLSTASGGTTRLNLSLAVPELSGKSIPVSPSTGGKRKTSHDRKKDSSLELLVHGLHLTKTDLKKMEKLTKINIHLHALFAAVEFGQVEKARAILEDNEVDINSYNSDGLSLMDVAVLTNNTEMVKLLIQHGAREGMEYGSKESLNLHLVQLLNEAEKQLEEKSQPSSSPVRVDLDKHVALWKRRVRILRKMKSGLEQLKVPNSPNQARVEVVGEHSAHIWWLQPEVDSGGICTKFKVQWSTHPDFAFPGGELEVRDTQIWKRGGGAEEFNEVNVTVSSCPSNSRCYFRVAAGNLSGYGSFKTTLPSSVLLSVWRIIDGRKPRFAGRLPILDDLFSKVRTWRPDYASEIRQLEDGLNEAPMKQRKNPAKLNLRQFFGANVKFQKNLRRGVYFACIVFHEDKVLVTTEEFPPVVEVDDTYPASVNNDFHWLMKIGCTWSDVKTLRQDMERSSSSANAHFRIKLLQAAAQLQSALGLQDLGQLHYQPLKDSQGTLVISSTCHLANIKAVPSSLNFKWLPLSKLQQRRVVTTNEQESTASDLLLASLQEQINFMQVSNKPLPRGLYLGYLKMKSSVDLIRVLVPKDAPNLLPHAKIRDNPWVSSEEWQWIKKLAKSQPQNKNCNPEMNDGDGDGSEDKAEYSVMDGLTGKLNLQPSTAQLLFQSQLQRAACRLLGSMGIEGSVMQHRIYEDEVIELSPDVSVILLLPPPDSVCAVAGQSEALFHRPEFLSVPVQVFEMIHLRTYQRDLIGRYSRLSSILELDSNLAQLAMREAFSSVELAEAKQRFQRLQDVQVQVDSTWRGSRWIMDVLSLARDRTMTGVGVAIAALSQQVAPSTPLLPTPTESSEESSKRTRENSLKTPSTCSRLIHSTVSNNEGRIMGGGGGTPGGGKHRMLVKTKSDNKLLSSRNSIGESPAFLRVNTVRSRTPVCPECSVPLDLPGYVSNCGSCSCSRARYTQPETGELFKQQHSRSNETLPTPPILITQSGARKCISRSENQLNNLEFQPFLDAEGTDDSTLPVYAAAGQEQEEEPKYEQSTDDPPAPPPTKLQRGGSGGKKGRSTGSMRSNSQESECSHPSRSSHTPSLTSLSSVDGDPDSGSTRSADVESGDASSTSGIIQVYAAYESGLANGTSVKLHVTTRTVAREVVDLVVRQLNMAVGLKGKDGPVYPAEEFKNFCLVAVIGARERCLRDDFRPLHLQNPWKKGRLYVRQKKDVLAAIEQSGRQQKPPPAAL from the exons CAATGTGAACGAAAAGGGTGGAGTCGGAGGACTGCACTCGATGGCTCCTTCCCAGCGGCCGGCCCCGTTCCTTCGATCGCGGACATTACCCAGCATCATCGTCCCAG CGACGACAGTAGTGGCCATGGCCACGGCTTCGGCAGCTGTTCACGGAGCcatggtggcggcggcggcagcagcagcggccgaCAACAACGGACTTTGTGTCCCGTCCACTTCTCCcaagcaacaacaaccgtCAGCGGCGGATTCAAACGAATGGCAGGACATCCGAGATTTGCTGGGCATGTCATCGATCACAGCCGGATCGAAACCGTCTGGATCTTCTGATCCGGGATCACCTTGTTTCACGACCgttccggctgctgctgctgctggaagcgGAGTGCGAAACAAGAAAAGTTCGGCCGACACTTCGCCATCGGCCAACAGCGGCCGACTATCCAAATTATTTGTCAACAGCTCAGGTGGAGTGGGCAGCGGCAGTTTCCgaatcagcaacaacaacaaccaactgcAACCGCCCGACTGTCCCGTTCAAATCCAAGTGCACCTGAGCAACAACGACATCCATCAGCAGTCGGCGACAAGACTGCGGAGGCACAGTTTGGAAAG CAACAACGACTCGCTGCGTGGTAAGACAACGGACCCACAAGCGCCGGATGTTCTCTCTACAGCGTCAGGTGGGACCACCCGACTCAACTTATCATTGGCTGTTCCGGAATTGAGCGGCAAATCTATTCCGGTTTCGCCTTCCACCGGCGGCAAACGTAAAACATCTCACG ATAGGAAGAAAGATTCATCACTGGAATTGCTGGTCCATGGCCTTCACTTGACCAAAACGGACCTGAAGAAAATGGAGAAACTGACGAAAATCAATATTCATCTGCACG CGCTGTTTGCTGCCGTCGAATTCGGCCAGGTGGAAAAGGCCCGTGCTATCCTGGAAGACAACGAGGTCGACATTAACAG ttACAACAGTGACGGGCTGTCCTTGATGGATGTGGCCGTCCTGACGAACAATACTGAAATGGTCAAATTACTCATCCAACATGGAGCCAGGGAGGGAATGGAGT ATGGCAGTAAGGAATCGCTGAATTTGCATCTGGTCCAACTGCTCAACGAAGCCGAGAAACAGTTGGAAGAGAAGAGTCAGCCGTCGTCCAGTCCGGTTCGAGTGGATTTGGACAAACACGTCGCCCTCTGGAAACGGCGGGTGCGCATTTTGCGCAAAATGAAGTCGGGACTCGAACAGCTGA AGGTGCCCAACAGTCCGAACCAGGCCCGCGTCGAAGTTGTTGGTGAACATTCTGCCCACATTTGGTGGCTTCAGCCCGAAGTCGACTCTGGTGGCATTTGCACTAAATTTAAAG TTCAATGGTCAACTCATCCGGATTTCGCCTTCCCCGGTGGCGAGTTGGAGGTGCGCGATACGCAAATCTGGAAGCGCGGCGGAGGAGCCGAAGAATTTAACGAAGTCAACGTGACCGTCTCATCTTGCCCGTCCAACTCTCGATGCTACTTTCGTGTAGCCGCCGGCAACTTGTCCGGATACGGGTCGTTCAAAACCACTCTGCCCTCATCTGTCTTGTTATCAG TCTGGCGGATAATCGACGGCCGAAAACCTCGTTTCGCTGGCCGCCTACCCATTTTGGACGACCTATTTAGCaaa GTGCGGACATGGCGGCCTGATTACGCCTCGGAAATTCGACAGCTGGAAGACGGCCTCAACGAAGCCCCAATGAAGCAGCGCAAGAATCCAGCCAAACTCAACTTGCGGCAGTTCTTTGGCGCCAacgtcaaatttcaaaagaatctGCGCAG gGGAGTCTATTTCGCTTGCATCGTCTTCCACGAAGACAAGGTACTGGTGACGACCGAAGAATTTCCGCCGGTCGTTGAAGTCGACGATACTTATCCAGCCTCGGTCAATAACGATTTCCACTGGCTCATGAAG ATTGGCTGCACTTGGAGCGATGTGAAAACACTCCGGCAAGATATGGAGCGCAGTTCCAGTTCCGCAAACGCCCACTTCCGTATTAAACTACTTCAAGCAGCTGCTCAGCTGCAG AGCGCTTTGGGCTTGCAAGATTTGGGTCAGCTTCACTACCAGCCACTGAAAGACAGTCAAGGGACCCTGGTGATATCGAGTACCTGTCATTTGGCCAATATTAAGGCTGTGCCGTCGTCGTTGAATTTCAAGTGGCTGCCACTTTCCAAACTTCAACAGCGACGAGTGGTGACAACAAACGAACAAGAGAGTACGGCCAGCGATCTCCTCCTCGCCTCCCTACAG GAACAAATCAACTTCATGCAAGTCAGCAACAAACCTTTGCCCCGAGGACTCTACCTTGGCTACTTGAAGATGAAGAGTTCGGTCGATTTGATTCGCGTTTTGGTGCCCAAGGACGCGCCCAATCTCCTCCCGCATGCGAAAATACGAGACAATCCGTGGGTGTCGAG tGAAGAGTGGCAGTGGATCAAGAAATTGGCCAAAAGTCaaccacaaaacaaaaattgtaacCCGGAGATGAACGACGGAGATGGCGATGGCAGTGAGGACAAGGCAGAGTATTCGGTAATGGACGGTCTGACGGGCAAACTGAACCTCCAGCCCAGCACGGCCCAGCTGCTCTTCCAAAGTCAATTACAGAGAGCCGCCTGCCGATTGCTGGGCAGTATGGGCATCGAAGGCTCGGTCATGCAGCATCGCATTTACGAAGACGAAGTGATTGAACTCAGCCCAGATGTTTCCGTTATCCTTTTGCTTCCGCCACCAGACAGTGTGTGCGCTGTAGCCGGTCAAAGCGAGGCGCTCTTCCATCGGCCTGAATTTCTTTCAGTTCCcgttcaagtatttgaaatGATTCATCTGCGCACCTACCAGCGTGATCTCATCGGCCGCTATTCTCGGCTTAGTTCCATTTTGGAACTGGATTCGAATTTGGCACAGCTGGCCATGCGCGAG GCTTTTTCGAGCGTGGAATTGGCGGAAGCCAAACAACGCTTCCAGCGGCTGCAAGATGTTCAAGTTCAAGTTGACTCGACTTGGAGGGGATCGCGTTGGATCATGGACGTTCTTTCGCTGGCCAGGGATCGAACGATGACTGGAGTGGGTGTGGCCATTGCCGCTCTGTCGCAGCAAGTCGCTCCTTCCACTCCTCTTTTGCCTACACCGACCGAATCCTCTGAGGAATCCTCGAAGCGAACAAGGGAGAACTCGTTGAAGACGCCCAGCACTTGTTCGAGATTGATTCACTCGACAGTCTCCAATAACGAGGGGCGAATCAtgggcggtggcggcggcactCCAGGTGGAGGCAAACACCGGATGCTCGTCAAAACGAAAAGTGATAACAAGCTGTTGAGCAGCCGCAACTCCATTGGGGAATCACCAGCCTTCCTCCGCGTCAACACGGTCCGATCTCGAACACCCGTCTGCCCTGAATGTTCCGTTCCACTGGATTTGCCCGGCTACGTCTCCAATTGCGGATCGTGTTCGTGCTCCAGAGCTCGTTACACTCAACCAG aaacggGCGAATTGTTTAAGCAACAGCACAGCCGCAGTAACGAAACGCTTCCGACTCCGCCGATCCTCATCACTCAAAGTGGAGCCCGCAAGTGCATATCGCGAAGTGAAAATCAGTTGAACAACCTGGAATTTCAGCCTTTCCTGGACGCTGAAGGCACCGACGACAGCACTTTGCCAGTCTATGCGGCGGCCGGCCAAGAGCAGGAAGAAGAGCCGAAATATGAGCAGTCAACTGACGATCCTCCTGCTCCGCCGCCCACGAAATTGCAACGAGGCGGATCGGGAGGCAAGAAAGGTCGTTCGACCGGCAGCATGAGATCAAACAGCCAGGAAAGTGAGTGCAGTCACCCGTCGAGATCGAGTCATACTCCTTCGTTGACGTCTTTGTCTTCGGTCGACGGCGATCCCGATTCCGGAAGCACACGCTCGGCCGATGTCGAAAGTGGTGACGCTTCTTCTACCAGCGGAATCATTCAGGTGTACGCTGCCTACGAATCCGGTTTGGCCAACGGCACCAGCGTCAAATTGCACGTGACCACCAGAACCGTCGCTCGAGAGGTAGTGGACCTGGTGGTTCGCCAGCTCAACATGGCCGTAGGTTTGAAAG GGAAAGATGGCCCCGTTTATCCGGCAGAGGAGTTTAAAAACTTTTGCTTGGTGGCCGTCATAGGAGCCAGGGAACGATGTCTGCGAGACGACTTCCGTCCGCTCCATCTTCAAAATCCGTGGAAGAAAGGTCGTCTTTATGTTAGACAGAAGAAGGACGTGCTGGCAGCCATCGAACAAAGTGGGAGACAGCAAAAGCCTCCACCGGCCGCTCTCTGA